In Populus alba chromosome 1, ASM523922v2, whole genome shotgun sequence, a single window of DNA contains:
- the LOC118055557 gene encoding LOW QUALITY PROTEIN: stomatal closure-related actin-binding protein 1-like (The sequence of the model RefSeq protein was modified relative to this genomic sequence to represent the inferred CDS: deleted 4 bases in 3 codons), translated as MTRVTRDFGDTMQKDAVLAVSADVAFASSRFPNYKIGATNQILDAKDDPKVLSMKEVVARETALLLEQQKRLSVRDLASKFEKGLAAAAKLSEEARLREAASLEKHVLLKKLRDALESLKGRVAGRNKDDVEEAIAMVEALAVQLTQREGELIQEKSEVKKLANFLKQASEDAKKLVDEERAYARAEIESARATVQRVEEALQEHERMSRALGKQDLEELMKEVQEARRIKMLHQPSKVMDMEHELRALRMQLAEKSKCFLQLQKELARSRRGEQSIFHLFELDGSEALGSCLRINPCSDNAPELSECSIQWYRLSSEDVKKALISGATKKFYAPEPFDVGRVLQAEIISDGQQFTLTTTCAIDPAAGLGSYVEALVRKHDVEFNVVVTQMNGLDHTSESIHVLHVGKMRMKLRKGKSTIAKEYYSTSMQLCGVRGGGNAAAQALFWQAKKGVSFVLAFESARERNAAIMLARRFAFDCNIMLAGPDDRAPLGS; from the exons ATGACTAGGGTAACCCGTGATTTTGGAGATACTATGCAAAAAGATGCTGTCCTAGCTGTATCAGCAGATGTTGCATTTGCTTCTAGTCGGTTTCCTAATTACAAAATTGGAGCTACCAATCAGATTCTGGACGCAAAAGATGACCCCAAAGTATTGTCCATGAAGGAGGTTGTGGCACGCGAGACTGCTTTGCTTTTGGAACAGCAGAAACGCCTCTCTGTCCGTGACCTTGCCAGTAAATTTGAAAAGGGATTGGCTGCTGCTGCTAAGTTGTCAGAAGAG GCTAGGCTCAGAGAGGCTGCTTCTTTAGAGAAACATGTCCTATTGAAGAAGCTTAGGGATGCGCTAGAATCATTAAAAGGACGTGTGGCAGGTAGAAACAAGGATGACGTGGAGGAAGCTATTGCCATG GTGGAAGCTTTAGCGGTTCAGCTGACTCAGAGGGAAGGAGAGTTGATTCAAGAAAAATCAGAAGTAAAGAAGCTAGCAAATTTTCTTAAGCAG GCTTCAGAAGATGCCAAGAAACTTGTCGATGAGGAAAGAGCTTATGCTCGTGCTGAAATTGAGAGTGCCAGAGCAACAGTTCAGAGGGTGGAAGAAGCTCTTCAGGAACATGAACGAATGTCTCGAGCTTTGGGGAAGCAG GACTTGGAAGAATTAATGAAGGAGGTTCAAGAGGCTAGAAGGATC AAAATGCTGCATCAGCCAAGCAAG GTCATGGACATGGAACATGAGCTACGAGCATTGAGGATGCAACTTGCTGAGAAGTCTAAATGTTTC CTGCAGCTTCAGAAGGag CTTGCAAGGAGCAGGAGAGGCGAGCAGAGCATATTCCATTTATTTGAATTAGATGGTTCTGAAGCGTTAGGTTCATGTCTGCGGATCAATCCTTGCTCTGATAATGCTCCAGAACTTTCTGAATGTTCCATTCAGTGGTATCGTCTGTCATCTGAAGATGTCAAAAAGGCACTTATATCAG GAGCAACCAAA AAGTTTTATGCTCCAGAGCCTTTTGATGTTGGGCGAGTCCTGCAAGCTGAAATAATTTCTGATGGCCAACAATTCACTTTGACCACTACTTGTGCCATTGATCCTG CTGCTGGTCTCGGAAGCTATGTAGAGGCACTTGTGCGAAAACATGATGTTGAATTCAAT GTAGTTGTTACCCAGATGAATGGGTTAGATCATACATCAGAATCTATTCATGTGCTTCATGTTGGAAAGATGAGGATGAAGCTTCGCAAAGGGAAGTCGACAATTGCTAAAGAGTACTACTCTACTTCAATGCAG CTGTGTGGAGTTAGAGGAGGTGGGAACGCTGCAGCTCAAGCATTGTTTTGGCAAGCAAAGAAAGGGGTTTCCTTTGTATTAGCATTTGAATCAGCAAGAGAGAGGAATGCAGCCATCATGCTTGCAAGGAGGTTTGCTTTTGATTGCAAT ATTATGCTCGCTGGGCCAGATGACAGAGCTCCTTTAGGAAGTTAA